A single Xiphias gladius isolate SHS-SW01 ecotype Sanya breed wild chromosome 18, ASM1685928v1, whole genome shotgun sequence DNA region contains:
- the LOC120803898 gene encoding serine/threonine-protein kinase WNK2 isoform X10 yields the protein MEPGANSNSEGHQELEYPSVPNYQCELAMGDGNINLVDSVARGGSDPSASPPPSHQRNVHQRFIRRSLWFSDTDEQAFEAPEYDNKSKILNINLRTIVDRTRGTTCGIQEGSSTESQGGQKDSATESASADEEKEKGGGALNVTCSDGAKTAIKSASEENEEEAEMKAVSTSPGGRFLKFDIELGRGSFKTVYKGLDTETWVEVAWCELQDRKLSKVERQRFKEEAEMLKGLQHPNIVRFYDFWESPLKGKKCIVLVTELMTSGTLKTYLKRFKVMKPKVLRSWCRQILKGLHFLHTRTPPIIHRDLKCDNIFITGPTGSVKIGDLGLATLKAASFAKSVIGTPEFMAPEMYEEHYDEAVDVYAFGMCMLEMATSEYPYSECQNAAQIYRKVTSGVKPASYNKVMDPEIKEIIGECICQKKEERYTIKELLNHAFFAEDTGVRVELAEEDDGKKASIALKLWVEDHKKLKGKYKESGAIEFTFDLEKEVPEVVAQEMVESGLFHESDGKTVGKSIRDRVALIKWRRERTVSAAAAVDQVEGGHRVQMTPSQGISAGAAHVGQPPLQEPEEQEAEQHNRLHNLPTSATSVTSDSTVDSGMGSTVYSDSHSSQQSVLYQSLLEPITMATQQTSSAGHQNQPPVQGLPSSSTAMHTPLQYLQPGRSYPAAPYAGQPSAAPPAPASPCFVNIQHAGSAASYVPPTFQQTQAAASAVPQHVAQSHQVLGHQQQQASAASSLTFPLQVQQTCQNCVTPKQQQAQSASGYPTAVQQQTTAAAAAAAATLAPQQPAQSYPLASVAPAMAATAQCHPAQAPSTLQHVQAAVKLPSQQYGQSSSTPALFSQKIPVQQEHQQPVPQNTQSSIQQTQNVGQAYIQPQLQHNQDSVHLIHQQMAQQPTQQSQTLQSPGQQQLHTSSLQQHGQKAMQTAVPQQSQDVSQSTVQQVHTPASQAHPTTTPAVQVSATHQSYPVAGLPDSASQSYAHPALNTLQQQTAPAQTQYQPAQSTAAPQTYGGATQVVTPQSLPASSQHSHAAHIAQQFQPYLCIAAFLNQNIPAGQSISNLGQDGQGHGQNLTQSASSMLAQALPPQQSMAPATVIQEPQSLQISTSLPPTHPSKFPSQYPTVQVMTAVTESSYPHSCTAPHPSTSSSLNHIFLSPGPALPVTPSVSPLSPLQIENALVSPIPVSLIPSPSPVLGKMGPTSPQHQPTTVLQQSVKCEASHSQPTFISTLTTHPIHTSPSQNTHSPTNGSTQPLIQKVPQQAQVSHPELVPSAQPVQPVLFSSPVQNGADPGTTTTAAHLDNSNPCQLALQTQAHSQVQSQIPLLQSSDSKRASAGSASSSLTQQKHISTLTGAAGLGPTETNTEDQATEKQTGGQSYDSSVNSDATSGKEMSDGYEGTHGGKGEGKVRKHHRRSTRTRSRQEKISRPKLNMLNVCNTGDKMVECQLETHNHKMVTFKFDLDGDAPEEIATYMVENDFILPLEKDVFIEQLKDIVDKAEDMLSEDTEGEGHYDQRGTPNQTEGTDTLRREASAPSTPQLVYQQNVLHTGKRWFIICPVAETPMLDKEKATSHTSTTKQSEKSASTSVRPNSNTTAVTTPGASLYSQSQSSSSSLPPAAQTSVQPPDQNPKARVQRTQPGVTIHAVAAAGVSHQNSFAAKEPCISAVSMVTEMPCCAIVPPVSLDVDIDKGAAGGLASSQTNQQCEKASPTGELPPQLSSHQSVVLQQPFATPMQPGTVTSQPQSPAHQTSQNSQSSSHQQPASGGPGESDSEGPRRVEFVDRTIKTLDEKLRNLLYQEHAPSQPSSTTSDPQASSTEGVSSAPVSDTQSTEGALTKKKGDPLPQIPERTDSVGALSDSAVGAANRVLKGRDVAASSTSHSSKRHFQIIPTPPDVICRVEKSQTSCSTCSSPAPSSGSGGSHMQTQDPGRKEKGFAAVGRSALTAAADDENPGTSKTISSNRYSAPPNFYRANPISSPDLTPHHIPRAQTIDTPTHHHYFHSSHLYSDSADEDTSSIALPPAHPAPPAHALSEHSGSDLMKRAVAFLRRSGRCKSEQSSDSPSQQPMAMNGHALSPSAGHAHSSYISSDNDSEFEDADMRKELQKLREKHMKEISDLQAFQRREIEHLYKELGKTLPPNVGLLHAAPPSGRRRRASKHKLKAGKLLNPMVQHLKNNLNAATERKGESAASSSSSPAKSSILSDGSAHSTGTSSSSSQPNTAPEQVHTQQPCSLKGSFSTDDIYAGLHGEGMATQAGPGQGWTVYHQTSERVTYKSSSKPRTRFLSGPVSLSIWSTLKRLCLGKDRSSRSSLSTTTAQAASSQTQQSITTATPSPSPQPITRLAQVQTNNSNNKRGTFTEDLHKLVDDWTKETVAAANQPRPTLNQIKQQRRQRDLGCRAPPMGAATHEMKCHVGPSKFQLPLSCPLTAALGPGMPPNLAPHSSAMLTPGYLLPAGSYGGMVPGPLYPQQWPGMPSPVGSVGPVGLLGATRTMPYGTMANPGIQAYPLVMHNPENGPCPKITRTT from the exons GATCGTAAGCTGTCAAAGGTGGAGCGTCAGCGCTTTaaagaggaagcagagatgTTGAAGGGTCTTCAACATCCCAACATTGTCCGTTTCTATGACTTTTGGGAGTCACCTCTTAAAGGGAAGAAGTGCATTGTTCTAGTAACAGAGCTCATGACTTCAGGGACGCTAAAAAC cTATTTAAAGCGTTTCAAGGTAATGAAACCCAAGGTGCTGAGGAGCTGGTGCAGACAGATCCTGAAAGGCCTCCACTTTCTCCACACCAGGACCCCACCCATCATCCATAGGGACCTCAAATGTGATAACATCTTTATCACGGGACCTACAGGTTCAGTCAAGATAGGGGATTTAGGACTGGCAACACTCAAGGCAGCTTCCTTTGCTAAGAGTGTAATAG gcACCCCTGAGTTCATGGCTCCGGAGATGTATGAGGAGCACTATGATGAGGCTGTGGATGTTTACGCCTTTGGCATGTGTATGCTAGAGATGGCCACCTCAGAATACCCCTACTCTGAGTGTCAGAATGCTGCTCAGATTTACCGCAAGGTCACAAGT gGAGTGAAGCCAGCCAGCTACAACAAGGTCATGGATCCTGAAATCAAGGAGATAATTGGGGAGTGTATCTGCCAAAAGAAAGAGGAGCG GTACACCATCAAGGAATTGTTGAACCATGCTTTCTTTGCTGAGGACACAGGTGTGAGGGTAGAACTAGCTGAGGAGGACGATGGGAAAAAGGCCTCAATAGCCCTCAAACTGTGGGTGGAGGACCACAAGAAGTTAAAAGGGAAGTACAAGGAAAGTGGAGCCATTGAGTTCACATTTGACCTGGAGAAAGAGGTCCCTGAAGTTGTGGCACAAGAAATG gtgGAGTCTGGCCTCTTCCATGAGAGTGATGGTAAGACCGTGGGAAAGTCTATCAGGGACCGTGTGGCTCTCATCAAATGGAGAAGAGAGCGAACAGTGTCTGCTGCAGCGGCAGTAGATCAGGTTGAAGGGGGACACAGGGTCCAGATGACACCGTCTCAGGGCATCTCTGCTGGGGCTGCACATGTAGGACAGCCCCCTTTGCAGGAACCAGAAGAGCAAGAGGCAGAACAGCACAACAGGCTGCATAACCTACCAACCAGTGCCACCTCAGTGACAT cagaCAGCACAGTTGACAGTGGCATGGGCTCCACTGTGTACTCAGACTCCCACAGCAGCCAGCAGAGTGTCCTCTACCAATCCCTGCTGGAGCCTATTACTATGGCAACACAGCAG ACCAGTTCTGCAGGCCACCAGAATCAACCACCTGTCCAGGGTCTGCCTTCTTCCAGCACAGCAATGCACACACCACTGCAGTACCTCCAGCCTGGACGCAGCTACCCTGCTGCTCCATATGCTGGTCAACCCAGTGCTGCACCACCAGCTCCAGCTAGTCCATGTTTCGTCAACATCCAGCATGCAGGCAGCGCTGCTAGCTATGTACCTCCAACTTTTCAACAGACCCAAGCTGCAGCATCAGCTGTTCCACAACATGTTGCACAGAGTCACCAAGTACTAGGccatcaacagcagcaggcaTCAGCAGCAAGCTCTTTAACTTTTCCTTTGCAAGTCCAACAAACGTGTCAGAACTGTGTGACTCCAAAGCAACAACAGGCTCAGTCTGCGTCAGGATATCCTACTGCAGTTCAGCAACagaccacagcagcagcagcagcagcagcggccaCCCTGGCACCACAGCAGCCGGCACAAAGCTACCCTCTGGCATCTGTAGCCCCAGCTATGGCAGCCACAGCCCAGTGTCATCCTGCACAAGCTCCCAGCACACTGCAGCACGTCCAAGCCGCAGTCAAACTACCAAGTCAGCAGTATGGTCAGAGCTCCTCCACACCAGCACTTTTCAGCCAAAAGATACCCGTTCAGCAAGAGCACCAACAGCCCGTACCACAAAATACTCAATCCAGTATACAACAAACGCAAAATGTTGGGCAGGCTTATATTCAACCTCAGCTCCAGCATAACCAAGATTCTGTGCATCTCATACACCAACAAATGGCACAACAGCCTACGCAGCAGTCTCAAACTCTTCAGTCTCCTGGTCAGCAACAGTTGCACACCTCAAGTCTGCAGCAGCATGGTCAGAAAGCCATGCAAACAGCAGTTCCACAGCAGAGCCAGGATGTATCCCAGTCCACAGTCCAACAGGTTCACACCCCAGCCTCTCAGGCTCATCCCACAACAACCCCTGCTGTGCAGGTTTCAGCCACACACCAGAGTTACCCTGTTGCAGGTCTACCTGATTCTGCCTCTCAGAGCTATGCACATCCTGCCCTCAATACGCTGCAGCAACAGACTGCTCCAGCTCAGACCCAGTACCAGCCTGCACAGTCTACCGCTGCTCCGCAGACCTATGGAGGAGCTACCCAGGTAGTGACTCCGCAGAGCCTTCCAGCCTCTTCCCAGCATAGCCATGCTGCACATATTGCCCAACAG TTTCAACCCTATCTTTGCATCGCTGCTTTCCTGAATCAG AATATTCCTGCTGGTCAGAGCATTTCCAACCTGGGACAAGATGGACAGGGCCATGGGCAGAATCTCACCCAATCTGCTTCCAGTATGCTGGCCCAGGCACTTCCTCCTCAACAGTCAATGGCTCCGGCTACTGTCATTCAAGAACCCCAGTCGCTTCAGATATCAACCTCTCTACCACCAACACACCCATCCAAG tTTCCTTCACAGTATCCCACAGTCCAGGTGATGACAGCTGTGACTGAATCTTCCTATCCTCACTCCTGCACTGCCCCTCACCCTTCAACCTCCTCTTCTCTCAATCACATCTTCCTTTCTCCTGGACCAGCTCTTCCTGTAAccccctctgtctcccctctctcccctctgcaaattgaaaatgcattaGTTTCACCCATCCCAGTGTCCCTCATACCTTCTCCCTCACCCGTTTTGGGTAAGATGGGACCCACATCCCCACAGCACCAGCCCACCACTGTTCTGCAGCAGAGTGTTAAATGTGAAGCTTCTCATTCGCAACCGACATTTATATCGACACTAACCACCCATCCCATACACACTTCCCCatctcaaaacacacactctcccacaAATGGCAGCACTCAGCCTCTGATACAG AAGGTTCCCCAGCAGGCCCAGGTCAGCCATCCTGAGCTTGTCCCCTCTGCTCAGCCAGTTCAACCTGTACTCTTCTCCTCACCTGTGCAGAATGGGGCTGACCCAGGCACAACCACCACTGCTGCCCATCTGGACAACAGTAACCCATGCCAGCTGGCCCTGCAGACACAGGCCCACAGTCAGGTTCAGAGCCAAATTCCTCTGCTGCAGTCCTCTGACTCTAAGAGAGCATCAGCTGGGTCTGCCAGTTCCAGTCTGACTCAGCAGAAACATATCAGTACTCTAACAGGAGCTGCAGGTCTGGGTCCAACAGAGACCAACACGGAG GATCAagccacagagaaacaaactggAGGACAGAGCTATGACAG CAGTGTCAACTCTGATGCCACATCAGGGAAAGAGATGAGTGATGGTTATGAGGGGACACATGGAGGTAAAGGTGAAGGGAAAGTCCGCAAACACCACCGCAGATCCACACGCACGCGCTCACGTCAAGAGAAGATTAGCAGGCCAAAGCTCAACATGCTCAAT GTGTGTAACACTGGGGATAAGATGGTAGAGTGTCAGTTGGAAACTCATAACCATAAGATGGTCACTTTTAAGTTTGACCTGGATGGAGATGCACCAGAGGAGATTGCTACATACATG GTGGAGAATGATTTCATCCTACCTCTGGAAAAAGACGTCTTTATTGAACAGCTGAAGGACATTGTGGACAAAGCTGAGGACATGCTGAGTGAGGACACAGAGGGTGAGGGGCACTATGACCAGAGAGGCACTCCCAATCAGACTGAAGGAACTGACACACTGCGAAGAGAG GCTTCAGCACCCAGCACCCCCCAACTAGTGTACCAACAAAATG TCCTCCACACTGGCAAGCGCTGGTTTATCATCTGCCCTGTGGCTGAGACACCCATGCTAGACAAAGAGAAAGCTACATCTCACACCTCTACAACCAAGC aaTCTGAAAAGTCTGCTTCAACATCAGTCAGGCCCAACAGCAACACAACTGCAGTGACTACCCCAGGCGCATCTTTATATTCCCAAAgccagtcctcctcctcctctctgccccctGCTGCTCAGACCTCAGTGCAACCTCcagaccaaaacccaaaagCTCGGGTCCAGCGGACTCAGCCGGGTGTAACTATAcatgctgttgctgctgctggtgtcaGCCATCAAAACTCTTTTGCTGCAAAAGAACCTTGCATCTCTGCTGTCTCCATGGTGACGGAGATGCCATGTTGTGCTATTGTGCCACCTGTCTCTCTGGATGTGGATATTGATAAAGGAGCAGCTGGTGGTTTGGCCTCATCTCAAACTAATCAGCAATGTGAGAAGGCCAGTCCTACTGGAGAACTACCCCCTCAGCTGTCTTCCCATCAGTCTGTGGTCCTGCAGCAACCCTTTGCCACACCTATGCAGCCTGGGACAGTGACCTCCCAGCCCCAGAGTCCAGCACATCAGACCTCCCAGAACTCCCAGTCATCAAGCCACCAGCAGCCAGCGAGTGGGGGGCCAGGAGAGTCGGACAGTGAGGGACCACGCAGGGTGGAGTTTGTTGACCGCACCATCAAGACTCTGGATGAGAAGCTGAGAAACCTTTTGTACCAGGAGCATGCTCCCTCCCAGCCTTCAAGCACGACATCTGACCCCCAGGCCTCTAGCACAGAGGGTGTCAGCTCCGCTCCAGTCTCAGACACCCAAAGCACCGAAGGAGCACTTACAAAGAAGAAGGGGGACCCACTG cCTCAGATTCCTGAGCGCACAGATAGTGTGGGTGCACTAAGTGACTCTGCAGTGGGAG CAGCTAACAGGGTTTTGAAAGGAAGAGATGTGGCTGCCAGCTCCACTTCACACAGCTCCAAAAGACATTTTCAA ATCATCCCTACTCCACCGGATGTCATTTGTCGTGTAGAGAAAAGCCAGACAAGCTGCAGCACCTGCAGTTCCCCAGCACCCTCTAGTGGTTCTGGAGGGTCTCACATGCAGACCCAGGACCCAGGCAGGAAAGAGAAGGGCTTTGCAGCTGTGGGCAGGTCCGCtctgacagctgcagctgaTGATGAGAATCCAGGAACATCCAAAACCATCAGTAGTAATCGCTACTCTGCCCCACCAAACTTCTACCGGGCCAACCCCATTTCCAGCCCTGATCTCACCCCGCACCATATCCCCCGGGCCCAGACCATTGACACTCCGACCCATCACCATTACTTCCACTCCTCTCACCTCTACTCTGACTCAGCAGATGAAGACACCAGCAGCATAGCTCTCCCTCCGGCCCACCCTGCTCCCCCAGCTCATGCCCTGTCTGAGCACAGTGGTAGCGACCTCATGAAGAGGGCAGTGGCCTTTCTGCGGCGCTCTGGTCGCTGCAAAAGTGAGCAGAGCTCTGATTCACCGAGCCAACAGCCCATGGCAATGAATGGTCACGCTCTCTCGCCTTCTGCAGGACATGCCCACTCATCCTACATCAGTAGTGACAATGACTCTGAGTTTGAGGATGCAGATATGAGGAAGGAACTgcaaaaactgagagaaaa GCACATGAAGGAGATTTCTGATCTCCAGGCGTTCCAGAGGCGTGAGATTGAGCATCTGTACAAGGAGCTGGGCAAAACTCTGCCCCCCAATGTCGGCCTACTACATGCTGCACCCCCAAGCGGCCGCAGGCGTAGGGCCAGCAAACACAAGCTGAAGGCCGGAAAACTGCTCAATCCGATGGTGCAGCACCTTAAAAACAATCTTAACGCCGCCACTGAgaggaaag gcgAGAGTGCTGCCAGTTCATCCAGCTCGCCGGCTAAAAGTTCAATTCTGTCAGATGGCTCTGCCCACTCCACTGGcacctccagctccagcagtCAGCCCAACACTGCCCCAGAGCAGGTCCACACACAGCAACCCTGTTCCTTGAAGGGCTCTTTTTCCACAGATGACATCTACGCTGGGTTACATGGTGAAGGAATGGCCACCCAGGCAGGCCCTGGCCAAG GCTGGACGGTTTACCACCAAACGTCAGAGAGAGTCACCTATAAATCTAGTAGCAAACCACGCACTAGATTCCTCAGTGGACCTGtgtctctgtccatct GGTCCACTCTGAAACGACTATGTCTAGGCAAAGATCGCAGTAGTA GGTCTTCTCTCAGCACCACCACAGCTCAGGCAGCCTCCAGTCAGACACAGCAGTCAATCACCACAGCCACACCCTCACCATCTCCTCAGCCAATCACACGGCTTGCTCAGGTCCAGAcgaacaacagcaacaacaagagAGGCACATTCACTGAAGATCTTCACAAACTGGTGGATGACTGGACAAAAGAGACTGTTGCGGCAGCCAATCAACCGCGACCCACCTTGAACCAGATCAAACAGCAGAGACGCCAGCGGGACCTGGGATGCAGAGCGCCACCCATGGGAGCAGCTACACATGAG ATGAAATGCCATGTTGGTCCCAGCAAGTTCCAGTTGCCTCTTTCCTGCCCCCTGACTGCTGCTTTAGGCCCTGGTATGCCCCCAAACCTAGCTCCTCACTCCTCAGCAATGCTCACTCCTGGGTACCTTCTGCCAGCAGGGTCCTATGGCGGGATGGTTCCCGGTCCTCTTTACCCTCAGCAGTGGCCCGGCATGCCTAGTCCAGTAGGGTCTGTGGGTCCTGTAGGCCTGCTTGGTGCAACTAGAACGATGCCCTATGGCACAATGGCAAACCCAGGGATCCAAGCCTACCCTCTGGTCATGCACAACCCCGAGAATGGCCCCTGTCCGAAAATCACTAGGACTACCTAA